ccccctccccccccccccggacAGGCTGCGTGCAAAGCACCGTGTGTGCGGGAAGACAGCAGCGACCCCCCCGGCCTTCAGACAGCTGTGCCCCCTCCTTACCATGTGCCCCCCCCCCGACCCAGGGAAGGGCCATTTGCCCCCCCCCTCCAATCAAGTCCCTGCTCCCCCCCCCTCCGACCTCCCCAGGGCcgggtggggatgggggtgggggcTGCGGAATGAGGGCTTTGTCACTGGGTCCCCGCGGTGGGGGACACCGAACCGGTGATGTGGCCGTGTTGGGACCGGGGTTTCGTGGCAGCAGCGTGACCCACTTTgtgccccccgcccccccccccgcctccccccgcGGTACCGCCCGGTGCTCCCGATGCGCTCCGCGGGGCGGCGGGTGGCAGTGGTTGGGTGCCCGGAGCCCTGCGGCTGCGGTGACCTTACCCCAAGGTGAGCGGTGGCTGCGGGGATggcgggggcggggggggggagcggcAGCGCTGTCCCCACATTGTGGGGTGACACCGGGAGGACCTGGGGGAAATCGTCGGGACATGGAGCGGGAACGGCCCCACGGCCAGAAGAGGGGGCAGCAgagcccccctcccccctcccgcACAATCACCATCAAAGGGACAAAACCCACGCTGGGACCCCTCTGCAGCCCCCCCATGTCTGTCCCGGTGACCTCGGGCAGGTGCCCACCCCACACCCGAAAGCCATCTCTCTGTGGGGCAGTGCGGTGCCGCTGAGGCTGTGCCATGGAATCGCACGTGTGGCACTGCAGGGTCACACACACAGCACGGCACACGTGTGTGTTTGGGACGTgcgtgcagctctgtgcccccaCGGTGCCCCCTTTCCACCCCCCCACTGCCCCGGGTAAGGTTACACATCCCTTGGTGGGCATCAATAATTCAGCAGCATCGCTCGCTCTGCTCATCCCCATCCGTGCCCAAGCACAGCAGGGGTCCCACTGAGCCTGGGGGTCCCAGTGTGGATGAAGCAGAGTTGGGGTGGTCCCAGAGAATCATCCCATCCCCAGCTGAAGCTGCTTCCCTGGTGCCatcctggctctgcagctgcgTTGGCACTGACAATGGCACACTTGTGCGAGGCCCCGCGCCGCCTCCAGGGCAGTCCCTGTGTGTGGGGTGGGCAAGCAGTGCCCCCATATAGGATCTGCccctccaccccttctggctGTCAGCCCGGCGCCGTCCTGCATCCACAGTGCTGCCTTTCAGCATGTTGGCAGCATGGGAGATGAGTTTGTTGGGTCTCAGCCGGGCTGCTGGGGGGGACCTGCTGGGCTCTGGGGTGGAGATCACGGAGCTGGGTGCATCCAGGGGGTTGGGACGGGGCCTGGTGCGATTCCCAGTGCGTGTCCTGGTGCAGGTAGCAGTGCAGGTCCTGATGGGGGTCCTGGTGTACGTCCCAGTGTTTGTCCCAGTGTACATCCTGGTGCAGGTCTTGGTGCATGTCCCAGTGCATGTCCAGGTGCATGGCTGGCATTTCCTGTTTTTTggggcccagcactgcctgctgtgcGCAGGATTTCCTGTGCCCCAAGACCTTCCCTGCCCTGGGGCAAAACGGCAGCAGTGACGTCCCTGCTCAGTTGCAggaggggaaactgaggcacggagGTGGCTGGGAGCTGACAGCGGGCAGTGGCACCCGCTGGCTCCATGGGACCTCATCCTGCCCCACAGCCGGGCTGGGATGTGTGGGGTCCCCGTGCACCCCAATGGGGATGCTGAGCAGGGGGACGCCAATCCCCCCCTGTCACGGCCACCCCAGAGCAGGACAGGCGCTGTGTCccagctgggggggggggacaaAGGGACCCTGGGGACCGTCCCCATCCTTACGCATCGCCGCCGCACGGGGCCTCCCCACGTTTCCATGGAGACCGGCTGCTTTTTCGCTCCCCCCATTTTTGCTGCCGTTTCCCGGCGCTGCGGTCGCATTGGATCCCGGCGCCGCTGTGGGGCTGCGGGCAGAGGTgagcggggagggggggagggggggcagcGGGGGCTGTGGGGGGGCCGTGCCACGCCATGCCGGGCCGTGCGTCGCCTCCTGCAGCCGGCAGGGCTTTTTCAGGCACTCAGAGGAGAAACCCGAGCCGCGGCCACCGCGGTCTCCGTTCCCATTGCGGCTGTGCCGGTGGCCGACCCAGcgctgtggggttgtggggttgtggggttatggggtgggtgATGGAGGTGACGGAGCCGCTCCATTCTCCGCAGACAAGCTTTTTGGGAAGCGGCTGCTCCAAGCCGGGCGCTACATCATGTCCCACAAAGCCTGGATGAAGACGGTGCCCACCGAGAACTGCGATGTGCTCATGACCTTCCCAGGTgcgaaggggggggggggggggggcagggagggcaggggacGTCGGGGGACACAGAGCTCCTCGGAGAGGCGGGTGGACGTGGGGACACATCGGTGCCCACCCCCCTGCAGACACCACGGACGACCACAcgctgctctggctgctgaaCCACATCCGCCTCGGCATCCCCGAGCTCATCGTGCAGGTGCGGCACCACAAGCACACCCGCGCCTACGCCTTCTTCGTCACAGCCACCTACGAGAGGTGCGTGTGctgccatccccatccccatccccatccccatccccccctCTGCGCCCCCCAGCTCGGCCCcattcccagccccatcccctcTCTGCAGTTTGCTGCGTGGGGCCGATGAGATCGGGCTGCGGAAACCGGTGAAGGCCGAGTTTGGGGGCGGCATGAGGAGCTTCTCCTGCGAGGAGGATTACATCTATGAGAACATCGAGAATGAGCTTTACTTCTTCACCTCTCAGGTGGGATGGGGGTCCTgggcagggatgtggggacacaggGGGGAGGAGATGGGTCATCCCCCCCTCTCCAGATGGAGAAGGGGACTCAGATCTTCCCGTGCTGGGGACAAAACAGGTCTGGGGGTGGACAGGCCAAGGCAGGGGGGGGACACGGGTGTCACATTTGGGGTTCAGGCAGAGGGACCCTGTCCCCAAAGCTCACCCCTCTACGGTGCCGCAGGAACGGCAAAACATCATCAGGTATTGGCTGGAGAACCTGCGGGCCAAGCAGGGCGAAGCGCTGCACAACATCCACTTCCTGGAGGGACAGCCCATCAGTGAGTATGGCACGGCACGGCTCCCCCTGCCcacccacctccctgcagccctgctgtgccatgGCAGCACATCCTGCTGTCCCCAGAGggttcctgtccctgctggtgtccccattcctgcagcacaCGGGGATGAACACGGGCACAGCAGGCACATGGTGCCGTCACCAGGGTTACACACGGGGTTCACACGTGGCACCGAGCCCCCCCTCcctgctgtccctttgtcccAACCTGCTCcatgctggggggggggggacagcaGTGTCCCAGCCTCACCTCCCACCCGCGCTGCAGTCCCAGAGCTGGCGGCCCGCGGCGTCATCCAGCAGGTCTTCCCACTGCACGAGCAGAGGATCCTCAAACGGCTGATGAAGTCGTGGGTGCAGGCGATCTGCGAGGCGCAGCCACTCGGTGAGGCCCCGGGAGGAGGGAAATGGGGGCTCCGAGGGTCCCGGCCCCACTCACGTCCCCTCGGTCCATACAGATGAGATCTGTGACTACTTCGGGGTGAAGATTGCCATGTACTTCGCCTGGCTCGGCTTCTACACCTCGGCCATGGTGTACCCTGCTGTGTTTGGCTCCATCCTCTACACTTTCACCGAGAGCGACCAGGTGTGGAGGGGCAGGAGATGGAGCCAACCCCGACATtttgggggctggggggcccatcagcagagctgctcccagtcCCATCAGCTGCTGCACGGCATCCCAACACTCAGCACTGCAATCGTAGCCCCGAGGACCGCTGGCCCCCCAGGACCTCCTGGGGCGGTGGGAGGGCAGTGACCCTGGTGCTGTCCCCCTTTAGACCAGCCAGGACATCTGCTGTGTGGTGTTTGCCATCTTCAACGTTGTCTGGGCCACGCTCTTCCTGGAGGAGTGGAAGCGCCGCGGGGCAGAGTTTGCCTACAAGTGGGGGACGCTGGACACCCCAGCAGAGTCCATCGAGGAGCCCAGGCCCCAATTCAGAGTGAGTGCAGGGGGGCAGAGAGGGGTTCCTTGGTCCTGGGGTGGGGGTCCCCACGACGAGTGGCGTCACAGCGCTGTGCCTTCTGTTAGGGGGTGAAGAGGATCAGCCCTGTGACCAGCGCCGAGGAGTTCTACTACCCGCCCTGGAAGCGGctgctgttccagtgcctggtCAGCCTGCCTGTCTGCCTCGCCTGCCTCTCCTTCGTCTTCCTCATCATGCTGGGCTGCTTCCAGCTTCAGGTGGGGCCCGGGCTGTGTTGTCACACTTGGGGGGGGgtcacagccccacagccacccccccccccccccagtgacCTTATTCCCACAGGAGCTCGTGCTGAGCATCAAGGAGCTGCCCCGCATCCTCCGCTTCCTGCCCAAAATCGTGCTGGCCGTCATTGTCACGACCTGCGACGAGGTTTACAAGAAGATTGCCTACTGGCTGAATGATATGGGtgcgtggggctggggggggggcgGGAAGGGGGGGTTGAGATGgggggggcagcagcaggggacCCCCTGACCGCAAACCCTTTGGCTTTGCAGAAAACTACCGCCTGCAGAGTGCCTACGAGAAACACCTCATCATCAAAATCGTCCTGGTAAGGGGGGGGGGATGACAGAcagggggtggggaggggtcTTGGTGTCCCCCATCCCCACATTaacccccctcctccccccactTGTATCCCACAGTTTCAGTTTGTAAATTCATACCTAAGTCTTTTCTACATTGGTTTCTACCTCAAAGACATGGAACGGCTGAAGGAGGTGAGGGGCCGCGTGGGGGCAGCGAGGACCCCCCCCAATCCCACCCTGGGTGCACACAGACGGACGTCCCTCAGCCAGCAGCGCCCGTgtccccgtcccccccccccgccaccCCCCCGGGTCCCCGCATGCCACACTGGGGCCGAGCGGCCGCTGACGGCGTCTCTCTGTCTGTGtctgtccgtccgtccgtccgtccgtctgTCCCTTCCGCAGCTCCTGCTCATCTTCTCTCTGTCCCAAAGCCTCGTGCGCCAGCTCAAAGAGGCGCTCCTCCCCTTcatcctcctccacctccacctctcCCTCATCTTCCTTAAGGGCCTCCTGGGCTTTTGCTGGAGACTGGGAGTATCCAAAGTAGGAGCGGGGAGGGCGGGGGTCGTGCATGCTGCCGTGAACCCCCCCTCGACCCCAGCCCTGGGGCTCCCATCCCCACCTCGGTGACGTCGAGGTGACACCGAGGGGATGGCAGGGATGGGTGCCCTGCCCTGCCGGGATGCCGCGGGGATGGGGTCGggagggggatgtgggggtggTGGCACCCCCCGGTGACAGCGGTGTCCCCACAGATGCTGGCCACGCTGCTCATCACACGGCAGTTCCTGCAGAACGTCAAGGAGGTGTCGCAGCCCCACCTGTACCGCCGCCTGCGCCGGGGGGAGCTCAGCCTGCGCAACCTCCGTGAGCTGTCCCACACCATCCTTCGCCTGCTCGCCCAACCCCGCGCACCCCCGGCTGCCGGAGCCGCACACGAGGGGCCGCGGGGGGAGAAGAAGTGTCTGAATGGGGGTTGTGGGGTGcccgaggaggaggaggaggaggaagagcgTCGGGAGTCAGATTCGGAGGATGAGAGCGCGCTGGACTGTGGGCTGAAGCTGAAGAAGGTGAGCTTCATCGAGAAGGCGGAGCGGCGCGGCACCGAGCCCTGCGGCACCGAGGAGGAGAGCTTCCTGGAGGAGGGCAGCCCCACCATGGTGGAGAAGGGCATGGACCCCGCCTCCGTCTTCGAGCTGGCTGATGATGAGGAGGATGCTGAAGGCCCCTCGGGCAGCCCGGCCAAAGCAGCCGTGCCGGCCACAGGCCCACGGGTcacgaggaggaggagggaggaagatgAGGGTGAGGAGGAAGGGCGCAGGCAGAACCGGGCGTCATGGATCGATCCGCCCGAGGAGGACTACTCGACACAGCTGACGCAGGCAGAGGTGGAGAGCTGCATGAAGAAGTACGAGGTGAGTGGTCAGCACGGTGCGGAGCAGCACGGAGCATCCTGGTGCCACTGCCATGTGCTGCCCCTCATAGGACCACAGaagggttgggttggaagggtccttaaagatcatagaaccatggaattgTTGGGCTAGAAGGGTCTTTAAGGACCACAGAACCACGGATTgggtgggttggaagggaccattaagaTCACAGGACTACAGAAAGGTAggctggaagggtccttcaagatcatccactTCACTGCCTGCCATGGGATGGGTGCCCCCCACCAGACCGGGTTTCCCATCCAGCCCTGCCTTgaatctcctcctcctcctgccagGACACCTTCCAGGACTACCAGGAGATGTTCATCCAGTTTGGCTACGTGGTgctcttctcctctgccttcccGTTGGCCGCCATGTGCGCGCTGGTCAACAACATCATTGAGATTCGCAGCGATGCCTTCAAACTGTGCACGGGGCTGCAGCGACCCTTTGGGCAGCGGGTGGAGAGCATCGGGCAGTGGCAGGTGGGTCGGGGGCCGCAGGGGGCCGGCGTGATGGCAGAGTTCACGCTTATCACCGGTGCTGTGCCTCTTACAGAAGGTGATGGAGGCCATGGGCGTGCTGGCCATCGTGGTCAACTGCTACCTGATCGCGCAGTGTGGGCAGCTGCAGCGGCTCTTCCCTTGGCTCAGCCCCGAGGGAGCCATCATCTCGGTGGTGGTGCTGGAGGTAGGGCGGTGCCAACGCAGAATCTCCCATTTGGGGAGGGGGCATCGGGGTGCTCAGCGTTCCCCCCGTATCCCCGCAGCACTTCGCCCTGCTGCTGAAGTATGTCATCCAAGTGGCCATCCCTGACATCCCCGCGTGGGTGGCTGAGGAGATGGCCAAGCTGGAGTACCAGCGCCGCGAGGCCTTCAAGGTAGGTGTCAcggggggcaatggggacacgCGGGCcgtccccatggtgtccccatccCGACGCGCTCCCGCCGGCAGAAGCACGAGCGCCAGGCCCAGCAccacttccagcagcagcagcggcgcaagcgggaggaggaggagcggcAGCGGCACGCCGAGTACCAGGCGCGCAAGGAGCGCGAGGCCAACCGCGACGAGGCCAAGGCCGAGGCAGCCGGGCAGGACCCGGCCCACGATAAGAGCCAGAGCAAAGGGAAGGGCTCCGGGGGGTCCTCTGCGCACGGCTCCGACAAGCCCAAGCGGCCCAGCTCGCTGCTGGCCACCAATAACGTCATGAAGCTGAAGCAGATCatccctctgcagggcaaaTTCCTCTCCGGGGGGACCggggcaggcagcacagccgCCAGGTCCCCCCAGTCCCCCACCAGCAGCGATAACAAACTCCCCGGCTTCCTCAGCTTCAAGTTCCTGAAATCCCCCGAAACCAAGAGGGACGCGGCCACCGAAAAGGTGCAGTCGCCCACCAAGCCATTCAACCCCGGCAAGCTCTTCAACTTCGGCAAGTCCGAAGGGACCGGCGGCAATGGGGCCACCGCCTCCCCCCAGCCCCGTGCTGGCCCCTCTGCAGATGGGGGTGAGCGGCCGGGCCCCAGCAAGTCCCACCTCAATGGGGCTCCAGAGGATGGAGCCCGCGAGGAGCCGGAGCCACgagcagaggaggagagcgGGGGTTACAGACTCTGAGCCAGGCACGCCGGCCCCATCCCGGCCCCTCCATCGCAGCCCCTCTGCTGGGACCCCATCACAACCCCGTGGAGGCCCGGCGGTGCCCTCGGATGGAGCATCCCGTCCTGCACCACCAACGGGCAATGCTCCGTGCCCGCCATCTCCAGGAGGTCATCCAAGGAGGATTCGGTGTCCCCAGACCCACAGAGCTCCAAGGGGCGCAGCTTGGGGCCACAGCTCCACTCCAGAGGGACAGACGGCAGTGAGGAGCCCCGTTCACCCGTGCCTACAGCCACGGCTGCGTCCCGCTGCACCACGGGGCAGTGAGCTGCCCAGAAACGGCCGGGAGGGAGGGGGTGAGCAGCAAGCGCCGGCTGCTGCGCCCCCAAGGCACGGGGAGCATTTCTTGCActaaaacccaaacaaaaccCAATGCGAGCGACTCTGCCATTTTTCATGCAATGGCTGCAGGCGGCGGAGATGAGAGCTGGGAGCACCCAGGACCTGCAACGCTCCCTCACCCTCTCTGCTTTCCTATTTCGTGGAATTACTTTGCAATAAGGCACTCGCACATGGACGCACGCTGGAGCCTGGCAGGAAGATGGGGTGGGAGGGTGGGGGCACATGATGGGGGGATGGGAGCAGCTTTGCTTCTGGCGAGCTGGAGGATTCGCTGGGTGTAGTGTTAGTGCTttggcagcccccagcccagaggggaaggggctgcccatggctctgctgggtgctgcttcGCTTAAGGGCATAGGAAAGGGCAGCTCCTTGCCCTCAGCCCTGCTCAACGCCCCCACCGAGCCACCCACCATCTCCAAAGCAAACAGGGGGAAAGGAGGGCTATGGGGCAGCCGCCCCATCACTGTGCCTGGCCCAAGGCCTGGGCTGCAGAAACGTCAGgttgttccccccccccatctcccctcaACACGGtgtgtttcttcctttcatctctgAATCAAGCCATCAATACAGCAATAAGGCTGGGGCAGCACCGAGGCTCTGCGCTCTGCTCACTGCGCAGCATGGCCAGGGCTGTGCCGCACCGCTGTGCTCCCCGTGCCAAGCCCCGAGaggcacagagagcagagcagccccccACCACCACACAGAACCAGGCACCACGTTAcctcccccctccctgctgcccccacAGAGGATTTCCGGGGTGAGAGCAGGGGAGAAGGGGAACAGGCAAACAGGGTGCAGGACGGGCAGCAGCGCTTGGCagggcagcacccagagcacagagctggggtaCCGGTgaccccactgctgctgtgccctggaTGTCAGGGGGTGCAgagcccccccaccccccaattTCCCCACTCACCATTTCGTTtgctctgcttcctcccagcttgggCTCACCAGGCCAGCTCTCGCTCAGCTCTCAGTTAAAACGCGCTGCTCTTAAACTGAGTTTTGTTTGCCCCGTTTCCCTCGTGGCAGTAACAGTCCTGGCACGACCCATTCCTGCTCCGTTCAGCAGAGGACAGGGCCCCGCATCCAGGGCACTTCTCAACGTTTCTCTATACAAAACACTTCTTCAGCAGCCGCCTGTCTGCTATCTGACTTCTGGGCAGTTACTGTACAAAGGAGGgaactgtttctttgttttttccccttgctgCGTGCTACTTCTTTGgcaactgaaagaaatgaagggggggttatttatttctttttaatttattgtcatatttttgtaaaacctgcagaaatgcaataaaAGTATATTTCAACAAACTTGAGGTGTGTGCTAAGTTACTTTCCTACCAGATCTGTGCTTGGGGAGTGAGCCCCGGTGCTGCCAGCCCGGGGTGGAGGGGGCCAGCAGTGCAATGGGCAGAGGAAGAATGAAGAACTTGGCAGCCCTCTAAATTCTGCAGATTTATTGTACACGGTATCAAACATGgaatagtttaaaaataaatgcaaaaagaaagaaaagaaagaaagaaaagaaagaaatcaaacaacAGCCGCGACATCCGACTAACGGCGTATTTACAGTCGCTCCACGACGGCAGCCCTTCTGCCAACACGCAGCTGGCAGGAAAACCTCCCTTCTCCCAGACCCACCAGACGATATTTTTTGTGAAGGAGGAAAGTTTGAGGGTGGAAAGGAACACAGGAACAAGCTGAACGCTGCCCTGCCAAAAGCAGCCCGGTGCTGCGcggagcagaaagcagctggggaTGGTAGGAAGCAGTGAGCTGAGACGCTCCGTCCCGCTGCACGGCTGGCCAAGGACGGCTGGTTTCACTAAAAATACCCTGCGAGGCTGCGAGCTGCACACCGTGCACTGATTAATAAGAAATGACTGCGTTTGGAAGCCGGCGCCGCTGCAGCACAGTGACTCAGCTCTGCCCATCCATGCAGACCTCAAGCTGttccttacagtgaggattagTCATCTCCTGTAGCTGAGAGCCACCAGCAAGGAGCACGCTCCCTCCCCACGCTCCTTCCCCACGCTCACCCACATCCATATCCGACCAGTTTATATTAGTCAGCACAGTGCCCTTCTCAACTCAAAGCACTGTGTGCGTGCAGCAGGAGAttccagcagtgcctgcatgGCAATTCACCAAGAGCTAACCTGGACAAGCGGTGTTTATGGAGCTGGTAGCAGTGAGATGTGTTTGAAGTTGGCTTTGGTCGcatgaggaaatgaaaaggcagctttgctttcctggagggctggggctgcttctTGCATCAGTGGAGGACTGGCTGATGGAAGGGAAGGCAGGGCAGAACCCTGGCagtgagcactgctgcctggcagCACCCGGCCTGCTGGAGGGTCAGTGCAGCCCTCCCACCTCACCAGCCTCCTCAAGGCTCCCGTGGGTAAAACCTGAACAGCACAAGGGCCTGAGGCCACTCAGCTCCTCAGAAAGCATCGGCAGCTCCTGTAAGGCTTCTTGAACCTATCCCTAGAGCAAGCTCATTCTCAAAGCACGCCCACAGGGAGCCTCAGTTCATCATCGCGCCTGGGGACCGCGAGTGAAGTTCTGCCTTTAAGAACAGAGTCTCATTGTTAGCGGGCTGGAAGCTGGCGTTTCATTCCCTCGCTTCacttccaaagaagaaaacaagaattccttccctgcagcccaggttTTCAATCTGCAGAAGATCTGTCTGTCCAGTAATTGCACAGTTGTTtgggaagcagaagagaaaccCAAAGCGCAGGCAGCACGGCACGAAGGTCAGCCTGCACTGAACCAAGGCTGTGATGCAATAGCTCCCTATGGGCAtcctctgctttgctcccaAAAacaccctgtgctgctcc
The DNA window shown above is from Lagopus muta isolate bLagMut1 chromosome 26, bLagMut1 primary, whole genome shotgun sequence and carries:
- the ANO8 gene encoding anoctamin-8 isoform X5; amino-acid sequence: MPEPPAAPHDGERPRRAPPGDERTEPAAPGGVLDKLFGKRLLQAGRYIMSHKAWMKTVPTENCDVLMTFPDTTDDHTLLWLLNHIRLGIPELIVQVRHHKHTRAYAFFVTATYESLLRGADEIGLRKPVKAEFGGGMRSFSCEEDYIYENIENELYFFTSQERQNIIRYWLENLRAKQGEALHNIHFLEGQPIIPELAARGVIQQVFPLHEQRILKRLMKSWVQAICEAQPLDEICDYFGVKIAMYFAWLGFYTSAMVYPAVFGSILYTFTESDQTSQDICCVVFAIFNVVWATLFLEEWKRRGAEFAYKWGTLDTPAESIEEPRPQFRGVKRISPVTSAEEFYYPPWKRLLFQCLVSLPVCLACLSFVFLIMLGCFQLQELVLSIKELPRILRFLPKIVLAVIVTTCDEVYKKIAYWLNDMENYRLQSAYEKHLIIKIVLFQFVNSYLSLFYIGFYLKDMERLKEMLATLLITRQFLQNVKEVSQPHLYRRLRRGELSLRNLRELSHTILRLLAQPRAPPAAGAAHEGPRGEKKCLNGGCGVPEEEEEEEERRESDSEDESALDCGLKLKKVSFIEKAERRGTEPCGTEEESFLEEGSPTMVEKGMDPASVFELADDEEDAEGPSGSPAKAAVPATGPRVTRRRREEDEGEEEGRRQNRASWIDPPEEDYSTQLTQAEVESCMKKYEDTFQDYQEMFIQFGYVVLFSSAFPLAAMCALVNNIIEIRSDAFKLCTGLQRPFGQRVESIGQWQKVMEAMGVLAIVVNCYLIAQCGQLQRLFPWLSPEGAIISVVVLEHFALLLKYVIQVAIPDIPAWVAEEMAKLEYQRREAFKKHERQAQHHFQQQQRRKREEEERQRHAEYQARKEREANRDEAKAEAAGQDPAHDKSQSKGKGSGGSSAHGSDKPKRPSSLLATNNVMKLKQIIPLQGKFLSGGTGAGSTAARSPQSPTSSDNKLPGFLSFKFLKSPETKRDAATEKVQSPTKPFNPGKLFNFGKSEGTGGNGATASPQPRAGPSADGGERPGPSKSHLNGAPEDGAREEPEPRAEEESGGYRL